The following DNA comes from Hordeum vulgare subsp. vulgare chromosome 3H, MorexV3_pseudomolecules_assembly, whole genome shotgun sequence.
GAATCAGTCAAATTTCGTTTTGAAAAAATGTAATTTGTAAGCTGTATAAAAATAATATAATGTTGGCTCAATAACAAAATGTGTGAACTTCTATGTATTAATTAATACCAAATTGCTTAGCCAAAGCACAAGCAAACACTTCAGATTTTCATGTGGTGTTTCTTCGCAATACATAATTACATAATGCATTACAACATGCATGCAGATTAAAGATACTCATTCTCGGTCTTCGTTGATTATTGCACATAACCAATACGTAAAAACCGGTTTGGACCCATATTTTATAACTACTAATAACCAAATTGTTTAAACACATAGCCAACTATACCTAAACTGGTTTCTTCACGTACCtaaaccaaaaccaaactaaaaaaaagTTCAGCCCAATAAACTtaaaccaatcaaacccaaagtaagaacCAAGTCGTTACACCTAGtttttaataaccattctcaGATTTAGTTATGAGCCGAGGTCATCGACTTGTGGATTTGTGATGCATCAGACAACGATTAAGGCCGGCACTACCGAGGATTGGCAGCTGGTGAACGTGAGCTGCAGGTGAGATACTGGCTGAGGGGCTGTTGCAGATCACGACTTGGCCGGAGTCGGCGACTTGGGGCAATGATTGATGGCGGACTCCGGGCGTGGAAGACCTTGGTTTAGATTGCCCGTTTACCAAGTTGACCACGATAGAATCGACAGAGTACGCAGCGGAACTGATGATGGATCGAACCGAGTTGATGACAACGTCGTTAACCATAACCAGCTCGGATGCCGATGTTATAAATTTAGGGTTGTGGTTTACCTCCTATTCCTCCACGCTTATCTGTGGTGCTGTTCACAATTCGCATATCTGAGGTTAGGAAATAGGGACCTTCTCATATTGTCTATCCAAAAAATTCACCTCTTATACAGATATAAGATtcctagtatttttcattaattttcAGGATAGAGTCCAGATCAAATTATCAACCACAATCATTTTTGTCTATTAACGAATTCTACCCGTTATGTCCCTGAAGCACACGCTTGTGAGCAAACGCGTCGTAATAAATTGTAAATTCCACTAATTACTTAGATCAACATTATGGTTATAATCTAACTATACGATCTAGCTCCTTCCGATCATCAGTGTATCCGGATAGTCTTTACAATATAAATAGTATATTGTATTCCACTAATAATTGACCAGCTTCCGTAAGCATATAACTTAAGTATATTTTAACAAGTGATAATTTAATGACAATCATGTAAAGCAATTCCATGCATAAATACATATGTAATTCCATGATAAGGTATTTCAAATATTAGTATTTTCTATATCAGTGTTTGAATATAGTTGCAGGACACGTAATCTCAACATGAACGAACAAGGACTCGATGCTGGCGTTGGCCACCATCAGCCTGATGGCGAGCGCCGCGAGCTCCGGCAAGCCGCGCATGGAGCGGTAGGATGGGTCGACGCAGAGCGCAGCCACGCAGATGTCTAACGTGACGTAATAGGTGCCAAGGCGAATCGCGGAAGATCTCAGAATAATACGCCCTACCTTAAGCATTAAATGAAAATCTTAAAAAAATAGTATTTTCttcataaactaatataaaaacatttaaaacaCTATTTTGGTAATCTATACACTTTTATATTAGTTATAGAGGGAGTAGTAAGGAAGGAAGTAGATCACTTGACTAACCCTAGAAGCAACAGATACAAGCGTCGGGCGAGCAACCACCACCAAGAAACCATATGACAAGCCGCAACTCAACCATCCTCTTCGTCGTCGCGCTAGTGCTGGACGTCCATGCGGCCGGCACGTCGGTGGACTATATCATGCGATCCGCAAGGTCGTGGGCTACGGCTTCTGCGTCTCCGCGCTGCGATCCAGCGGTCCGGGCGCCTCCAAGCAGGCGGACCgtcaccagcacatcctcatcgcgGCGGACCTCGCCGCGGCGCGCGGGGAGTCGGCCGGCGACGCCGCAAACGCGATGGCGCGTTCCGATAGGGATCCGGCGGCGCGCGACGGGTTGGAGGCCTGCGGGTTGCTGTACGGTGCCGGCTCCCTCCGTGCCGGCGATGCGGTTCGTGCCTGGGTACGCGGAGGCACGGGCGTGGGAGCGGACGGAGGCCGGGGCTGCTGTGGCTCACGATGCAGGCCGGGATCGGGTGCGAGGCGGCGCTCGACGGCGCGCCGGAGGCCAAGGGGAGGATGGCCGCGGCCAACTACGAGTTCGGCCAGCTCACCAACATGGTCACCGGGCTGCTCAACAGCCTGGGATGACGTGGGAATACAGTGCATGCCCACCACCGCACCACATGCAGTGGACCGGCCGGCGTGCTCGACTTCTTGTGTCATGTCAATATATACATTGTCATGAGAATGGCGTTTTGGAGGCCGAGCTTCATGGAGGCATTTATTTCtaaaaaattcaaattcaaatttttatagtttaaaaaattctaaaaaatatatatgcatgtatgtaaggatgtaatcgacatgtgtgtaaaattttaggtcaaaatactttaaaacgtgatctgtataaaaaagacaaattcatggtctgaaatgatgaatattaACATGTGTTAAACtacctcagatttgtcttttttgcacaaccctcatttcaacgtattttgttctgaaattttacacacttgtgtattataccttcatctatctatgtatttttttcagaattttttgaaacattaaaatacaaattttcattgaatttgaaatttgaatttaaaggccacagtgagctcgggagccaaaagcaatattcgCATTGTCATTGGCAATATAGTTGCAAGAAGGAGTGTCTCCTATAATAAACCTAGGAAATAGTGGTGATCTTGATAACACATTCAAGTCATTATGAGAGCCACGCAAACCAAAGAATGAATGCCATATGCAAAGATCCTTCGATGCAACTGCCTAAAGAATGACCGTTCGATCGGTGAATTGGCTTTTCTCTAATCCTTCCACTCCGTGGGACAATTTTTCCATGTTCAATGCATACAGTCAAGTGATCCATGCATCCCTGGCCATCCTCTTGCTTCACACTTTATCATCAACCTCTAGGTGTTTTCCTCGGTAGGTATTCTTTCTTCAAGTACTCAGGTCTAAAGACATCGATCACTAATTTACTTTCTTCAAGTACTCAGGTCTAAAGACATCAGGTCTAAAGTCATCACCAATGCAGACATAGTCGTCAAAGACATCGGCCAAACACCCATATGCCAAGACTCGAATAGCTGCAATGCACTTTAGTATTGGGCTTGCACTTACCTCCCCATGTGCATTTCTCTCCAGCTTGAACCAATCATCATAATTCTCAATGACTTTTGCAATGGTCAAAAAAGTACTTGTATGCATCTGAAAGCACCGAAGAAAGTACTTACCTGGATAAGTTGGATTTGCAACAAAGTAGTCTCTCTGATCTTGGCATGGCCCTGCGCACTATCATAATTGATGTGTATGCTGCTAAACTGTGATGCTCTTCAAGGACACCGAATATCATCAAAATCATGCCTTAAATGGTTTCAAAGTCTTCTTGTCTTCCCTCTCTTCGGGTCACGATGAGTCTTCGAAGAAGCTCCCTCAACCTCTTCATCTACAATTCAAACGGCTCGAttaaaaaaagaacaaaaaaattcACCTAGGTAATTCGTCAAACACTTGCGCTGCGGTGGTGATGCACCAGCCATATAATACAATATTATTGCATCTAGATCTTATTTCCAACATTGAAGCCTTCGCCGCCCGCCGAAGGCGATGATGCGGCGCCCCGCCTTCTAATCCTCCGGTCCTACACCTCGACGGGGACAGATACCCTCCGTCGCTGTCACAAGAACGCGGTGGCTCTCCGTCACACGCTCGAGGAGCCGATGAATGTGGCGTGGatgaaggaggtggcggcgaagAGAGCCGCTCGCTCGTGGCGGAGTAGACCCGCGTTGCCCGACGCTTCGGGGGCTTCCTCAACTCCTCCTTGTCCCCCGGCTCTGAAATCGACAATAATACACGCGACGACCAGCCGCCCACCGCGGATGCAGACATCACGGACAGCCAACGAAACCGCAAGGGGAAGCGATCGACGAGGAGTGGTGAACTCCGGCTTCCCCTGTCTATTCATATCTGAGTTTTCTTATGTTTAAGTAGCTAAAATTGGACCTCTTTCGGCCCTTTTGTATGAACTATGTGGATGTCCGACTTCAGAAGTGCGAAGTTTTATgctatatactcccttcgttcctaaatataagtctttctaggggtttcactaatggactacatacgaatgtatatagacatactttaaagtatagattcattcattttgcttcgtatgtagacatttaatgaaatatcttaaaagacttatatttaggtacggagggagtagtatgatCGACGCAATTTGTATGGATTCACGATTCTGTAACGAAAAATATGACAACTATCGGGGTGTCGAATACGCCCCCACACCTTTGTGGGGGCACAATTTACTACTACTTCGGGTTGGTTGTAGACGCTCTTATCAAATTTCGCCCTCACAGTTCATTTTGTGGGGCGTTGATTCGTGATCCAACGGCAGCACACTCCACACTCTACACCCACACTCTACACAGTGCCGTACCGGCCGCAGTTCATCATTGCTCCGGCGACTCTCACCGCCGGCCCGATGGCCCCTCGCTCCGCACCCACCCCGGCATGGTCAAGCTCCTCGCCGACCTCCTCCACGGGGTCCCGCCCGCGCCCTCCACCGGCCTCGCCCGCCGCCGCCCACGTCTCCTCGCTCCTCCTGCTCCTGCCTCCCCACACCGTCCTCCCGCTCTGGCCCTCCCTCCCTGCGCTTTCCTTCCTATGCCCGCGCCGTCCGTCTCGCCATCTTCCCCGCACGCCGCATCACTCCGAACCAGTATGCGGCTTCCCACATGTCGTCCCCCTTGTCAAGGTTCGTCATCCCACCCTTTCCCGtgtggtgttcgatgaaatgctgcAGCCTGGTGTTCGCCTGGATGAGTATGTTTACACGGCTGGGATTCGGGCTTACTGCGAGGCAGGGAGTCCCACGGCGCCAAGAGGCTCGTGGCGAGGATTGGGGGTCAAGGTCAGCATGGTGTCGTATGTACTGCTGTATGGATTCTGCAATAATTAACGCACTCAGGAGGCAGCGGAGCCGCAGAGGTAAAGAATAATTGGTGAGGAGTTGCAGCTGATGAAGTGACTTACTGGGAGCTGCTGTACGGGTtttgttggatggaggagctgtaaatggtgttgagaatgacATGGACAGGCTTCGGCTTGGTTTCGTGCCATCAGAGGTCAATTGCTCATTTATGTTTGATGGGATACGAAAGAGGGGGGGTGTTGAGGAGGCTTTCAGGTTAGCTTCTTAGTTGAGCGAGTTGGGTATGGTGACGAACATATTTGCGTACAATGCATTGCTTGATAATCTGTACAAGAATGGTATGTTTGGTGAGGCAGATAGGCTTTTCAATGAAATGTTAGACAGGGGTCTGGTGCCAAATGAGGCGACTTATCATATACCGATACATTCACTTTGCGAAAGGGGGGTGATGGAGGATGCACTTCATATGTTTGATAGGATGCGTGAGAAGGAAGTCAGAGTGACAGTTTATCCATACATTTAATAATTGCTGCAAAAAAGGAGGATTTAGACATGGCAGTTGGGATTTCTggggggagatggctaagatagGAGTGACACTGAATGTAGCATCATATTCTCCACTCATAGCTGGTCTCTATAGAGAAGGGGGTCTGTCCAGTGCCATGGAACTCCACCAGAGATTGTTGCATGGACTGCTTATACGTTAACAGCCCTCATCAATGGTTTCTGCCAAATGAAGCTTCTCGGTTGTTTAATAAGATGATTGACAACAATCTAATACCAAATGAAACAGCTTCTAATGTCATGGTAGAAGGGTGTTTCCTGGTAGGTAATATAAAAAAGGCATTCCAGTTATATGATCAAATGATGGATAGGGGCCTCAAACCTGGCAATTACACATTCTGGGGCTGCCAGAATATACAGTCGCTTCTTCCGGGTGCACAATCTCACTCCTATGTTGTACTTCCTGGTAACTAGATTTTGATACTACAATGCTGTAACATTTATTTAACTCTCAGTGATTACTCCTGCGGGCAATTGCTTTTTTCTTTCTGCTGGCTCTTGGTGTTATTTCTTCCATGTCAGTTTCCCTTTTGCATAGAGATTGACTGGTTATTCCAAAATAGGCCAATTGCAtgcttaatctcaatgcattttgttgTGCTGCCTTTAACTTTAGTCACAAGGAATGAAATAAGGAAAGTCAATCTTAAACTATGCCTGCTGCAGTCCTGCTCCTCGACTCTGCCATCTCCAGATCAATCAAGGACGGCCCCAAGTGCACATTCTCTAGTAGTACTAGCACTGCTGGTGTCAGTTGCTGCTTAGACTCTGGTTATATGCTTTTCGAGAATCATTATGTTGGAATATTATTGCGAGTACTTGACGGGAATTGATGCGGGATGTGTTAGTATGTAGCTGGGTAACTTGGTTTCACGCGTCTTAGAAGGATTACATGTTTTGATGCTTTTTGAAACTGAATGATATTAATGCATTTCTAGTCTGATTTCTGTTTTTTGACAAATTCCTCGTGCTTTCAAATATATGCATTTCTTACTGGATATGTGAAATATTAAGGTCAATTTCTGTTACTATGGGTAATTCCCTCTAGGCCCTTTTTTTTGGTACACATGGATAATACTTTGTTAACAGTCTGACTGCTGATTTGCTTGGAGCGATAAATTCATGTTGCCAGCCTGATGGATTGAGGATGTGATTTCTCAAATTTTTGAGAAGCCATGTAATATGCTGAAAATTGCTACTGCTATAGTGCAATTGTAGAACACCAGGATTTTACATTCTACATTTATCTGATAAAGTTGCACAGAAAATAGCGCCGACAACAAATGCTAACTAAAATTACATATGCAACTCCTATAGTCATATTATTGCAGGATCATATCATTCCAGGTTGAATGTCTTGAGCCAAGGCTCCCCTTTTGCTCCATGTTCCCCAATATGCTTACCAGCAAACACGAGGTATGCATCTCTGATTGCATGCATCTCTACCGCTGCATTTCTTATCAATATCCGCTCTCGAGGCTGTGTCTTTGAGCAGGATATGCCAAGCCTGAAGACAGAAATTAAGCACTCCTGGATTCTACTACTTGTCATATCATCCTTTGGTTCTCCATGCAGCCAGATTGTTGGGTCAGCTATCTCCAAGGTTCTATCCGGCAGAGCATCCTCGACAAATTTATGCAGATCCAATGAATCCCTGAACATTTCATCTGTTGGGCTTCTTCCGGTAAACATCTCAAGCAGCAATATGCCAAGACTATAAATATCACCATGAGTGGATACCACAGAGCCTTCTCCATACTCTACAATTATGCAAAGTTTTGTGGTCAGCATGCCATATTTGAGTGAAAAATAAAAGATAGTAATATTCAAAGAATTTCAGTCACCTGGAGCAACATAGCCTATGGAGCCTCTAATTCCAGTTGCGCTATATGAATTTTGCACTCCCCCGCTTGTATTTTCTTGAAGGATCCTTGATATGCCAAAGTCTCCAACTCGGGCGCTCATGTTGTCAGAAAGAAGAATGTTGCTTGGCTTAAGGTCACAGTGGATTACTGATGGTTGACAGTAGTTGTGCAGATATTCTACTGCATCCACAATATCAGCACCAATATCAAGTCTCTGGGCAAGGCTTAGCGTGTTGCTTGTAGCGGGCTCTTGAGATTTTGGATGAAGCCAACCAGCCAAGTTACCATTGGGCATGAACTCAAAAACTAATGCCTTGAACTCTTGACCTTGGTGGTTGACGCTTGAACAAGAGGTAATTATCTTAACGAGACAGCGATGTCGTATCCTTCTCATGGCCTCACATTCAGTCTCAAAACTCTTGGAATACCTAGATTGACCAAGATTAAACACCTTGACAGCCAGTGTTCTTTCCTCATTGTCCAAGATGCATTTATAAACCGCTCCATAACTTCCTCTCCCGAGCAAGTTATCTTCTGAAAATTCGTTAGTTCCTCTCAATAATATTTGATAGGGGATTCTCTTGTAATGGTCATCAGGAATTGAATTTTGTGATAATGTGTTTTGGCTTGGTTTGAGCTTCTTGTAAAGTATCCAAACAAGAAGAATAACTGAAAGTGACAACAAGATTGCTCCGGCTGTTGCTAGAGAAATTACAAGAGACTTTtgcatctttttcttcttcttgcttaAGAGGTTTGTGGGGCATGGAGCCAAATGAAGTTGAGGTGTACCTCCACACAAATTGGCATTCCCATCAATTGCTATGTAAGTGATGTTTCTGAAAACACCTTCGTTTGGAACCTCGCCTTGCAAATTATTGAAGGATACATCCAATTTAGATAATAATGTCAAATTCTGTAGACCTACTGGTATTGACCCTGACAAGTTATTGTGTGCTAGGTACAGTTCCTGCAGGTTTCCAATACTAGCAAGGGCATCAGGAATATCACCAGATAACTTATTCAGGGTCAGGTTGAGTATGCTGAGCCCCTTTATATTCTTCAGTGACTGAGGTATGCTTCCCTCAAAGGAATTATTGTCTAATGATAGCCACTCCAACACTATGCAGTTCTGGATACTGTCGGGTATCTTGCCAGATAACTGGTTTCCTGCTAGAACTAGTATGTTAAGGTTTGCCAAGCTACCAACATCATTAGGAAGAGGTCCAGAAAAGGAATTGTATGACAAGTCCAAGTACCAAGATAGGCTGGATAATTTGAAAATATCTCTGGGAATCGAACCGTTCAGTTTGTGATTCTTTGACAAGTCAAGTACAAAGAGGTTTTTCAACTTCCCCATGCTTGACGGAATTGGTCCCTCCAAGTTGTTGTGGTATGCATAAAACCTATTCAATTGTGAAAGATTTCCCAGAGATGACGGTATGAGGCCAGAAAACATATTGTTGTACAAGCCCAGCTCAATCAAGTTCTCTAGCTTACCAATGCTATCTGGAATAACTCCTGATATGGAAGTATTTGCTATTAGCACCACGTTGAGACCAACCAGATTACCAATATCTGCGGGTAAACTCCCAGAGATCCTAGTGTCATctaagt
Coding sequences within:
- the LOC123442644 gene encoding uncharacterized protein LOC123442644, encoding MAPRSAPTPAWSSSSPTSSTGSRPRPPPASPAAAHVSSLLLLLPPHTVLPLWPSLPALSFLCPRRPSRHLPRTPHHSEPVCGFPHVVPLVKVRHPTLSRVVFDEMLQPGVRLDEYVYTAGIRAYCEAGSPTAPRGSWRGLGVKVSMVSYVLLYGFCNN
- the LOC123442643 gene encoding probable LRR receptor-like serine/threonine-protein kinase At3g47570 translates to MASGIKSLSWSLVVAGALLIAVVSAGDEAALLAFREQISDDVALASWNSSADFCSWEGVTCSHWTPKRAVALRLEGRALVGALSPALGNLTFLRTLNLSFNWFHGEIPASLGRLRRLQRLDLSSNSFSGMLPVNLSSCISMTEMMLRNNKLGGRIPAELGDKLTSLQVVSLRNNSFTGLIPASLANLSYLQNLDLGLNQLVGSIPPGLGTLHNMRQFTVVRNNLSGMLPDSLYNLSSLEVLNVGVNMLYGSIPDDIGSKFPMMKTLAVGGNHFTGTIPSSIPNISSLAALGLVQNGFSGYVPPTLGKMGGLRYLNLADNMLEANNNKGWEFITYLANCSQLQKLILSNNSFGGQLPGSIVNLSTTLQQLYLDDTRISGSLPADIGNLVGLNVVLIANTSISGVIPDSIGKLENLIELGLYNNMFSGLIPSSLGNLSQLNRFYAYHNNLEGPIPSSMGKLKNLFVLDLSKNHKLNGSIPRDIFKLSSLSWYLDLSYNSFSGPLPNDVGSLANLNILVLAGNQLSGKIPDSIQNCIVLEWLSLDNNSFEGSIPQSLKNIKGLSILNLTLNKLSGDIPDALASIGNLQELYLAHNNLSGSIPVGLQNLTLLSKLDVSFNNLQGEVPNEGVFRNITYIAIDGNANLCGGTPQLHLAPCPTNLLSKKKKKMQKSLVISLATAGAILLSLSVILLVWILYKKLKPSQNTLSQNSIPDDHYKRIPYQILLRGTNEFSEDNLLGRGSYGAVYKCILDNEERTLAVKVFNLGQSRYSKSFETECEAMRRIRHRCLVKIITSCSSVNHQGQEFKALVFEFMPNGNLAGWLHPKSQEPATSNTLSLAQRLDIGADIVDAVEYLHNYCQPSVIHCDLKPSNILLSDNMSARVGDFGISRILQENTSGGVQNSYSATGIRGSIGYVAPEYGEGSVVSTHGDIYSLGILLLEMFTGRSPTDEMFRDSLDLHKFVEDALPDRTLEIADPTIWLHGEPKDDMTSSRIQECLISVFRLGISCSKTQPRERILIRNAAVEMHAIRDAYLVFAGKHIGEHGAKGEPWLKTFNLE